The region CAACTCCCGGACCTCAATCTCCGGGATGACTCATGCTTCGTCGGTCCGCACCCCGGGGGCTCCGTTGACATTCGGCCCCGTCTGCATTACCTTACCCGGTCTGTCGCCTAACTTTTTGTGGGCGGCGGCGAAGACGAAGGCCTGTCTTCGCCAATCTTTTTTCGTTTATCCAGGCTCTCACCGAGTATGCCGACTATCAACCAGCTGGTTCGCAAGGGGCGCCAGACGCTCGAGAACAAGAGCAAGTCGCCCGCCATGCGGAACAATCCGCAGAAGCGCGGCGTCTGCACGCGCGTCTACACCACCACGCCGAAGAAGCCGAACTCGGCCCTTCGGAAGGTTGCCCGCGTCCGGCTGACCAACGGGTTCGAGGTCACGGCGTACATCCCCGGCGAGGGGCACAACCTGCAGGAGCACTCGATCGTCCTCATCCGCGGCGGCCGCGTGAAGGACCTTCCGGGTGTCCGCTACCACATCATCCGCGGGACCCTGGACGCTTCCGGCGTGAACGACCGCCGGCAGAGCCGCTCCAAGTACGGCGCGAAGCGGCCCAAGCCGGGCCAGCCCGCCGGCAAGGGTGCTCCGGGCAAGGGGAGGAAGTAA is a window of Longimicrobiaceae bacterium DNA encoding:
- the rpsL gene encoding 30S ribosomal protein S12 — translated: MPTINQLVRKGRQTLENKSKSPAMRNNPQKRGVCTRVYTTTPKKPNSALRKVARVRLTNGFEVTAYIPGEGHNLQEHSIVLIRGGRVKDLPGVRYHIIRGTLDASGVNDRRQSRSKYGAKRPKPGQPAGKGAPGKGRK